aTGTTCTGGAATGTTCTGGGATATTCTGGATATTCTGGGATATTCTGGATGTTCTGGATGTACTGGGATATTCTGGATGTTCTGTTATATTATGGATGTGCTGGGATCTTCTGGGATGTTCTGCATGCTCTTGGATATTGTGGGATATTCTGgatgttctgggatgttctggtaTGTTCTTGGTCAGATGACACTCAATTATTTCATCaatattgtaaaaagtgagCGAGACTCTGAGAGGTTTCTGATCCGGCACTAACTGAGTAACTAAATATTCTACAACCTGCACTTAATGGAGCCTGAAGGCACCACAGAGGTCGACTCTGAACTCTTTTATATGTTAACACACGGTTATTAAACCTACACATTTTCTGAGGATCATTACGGGACAAAGTTTATCAAGTTATTAAAAGCTTTCTGATATCTCATCGTGTTGTAAAGATATTGGCTTGGCCATCAACAGACGAAACTCAACCGACCAATCATCACGATCACCATCATCAGCGTGTAGCTCCACGTAAGAACGCCAAACATACCCTGAAAGTTATGTTCAAATCGACCACTAGGGGGCGCTACAAACACATAGAAATGGGCATAACACAAATCAGACTATAAAACTGAGTGTTCGTCCAATAATAACAAAATTcacatttcatgttttatagCGATGATGAACCACGTGTGTAAAATTATTTTGAGATCGCTCAATAGGGAGAGCCACCGAGTTTCTACATCTTTTCAACGTCTCCAGAAGAGGTCTTCACCTTCAGTGGTCCAAACATTTGTGCACAAACCGAACAGACCCAGTAATGTATTACCAGGGGGTCCTCTCTTTTGTAAAGATGGGACCTGGACCCACGCAGACACAGATCCCGATCATGTTTTACCTAATGTAACACCTTCTCCCCTGTACCAGCCGTGACGCGGATATTCCATCCTTGCCAATAAAGTTTGTTAAATGCTAGACAGGTTTTCTGTTATTCCTCTTTTGCTGATTGACTCAGCGACGACTAATCCCATTTAAAATCCTCCTGCTATCACGTTGACGGATGACAAACCCAATTCATATATAATCAGTTTTGCGGTTTTGTTGCATCTAACAAGCATAAAAAACTCTTTTGAACTACAGAATAATAACGATTTATTATAAGCCTCAGTGGAAGAACATACAGAGAAACCGTGAGAGGACCCAGGACGAAGCCCTGAGGAACTCCATGATGAAGAAACATCGGCAACTAAAAGCACAATGAAGTCTGGAAACAGATTTTAAGTTTAACACTTTGAACGTGGTCCTGTGAGATGTAAAAACAGAGGTTCAGGTTACCTTGTCCGAGTAGATGGACATGCGTGTCGTCAGTCCGACCACAGGGATCCGGTAAAAACCGGCGGTGTAGGAGACTGGTGTCGGGGTCAGGTGGTCGTTGGACTGAGGAGGGTGACTGACCAGGATCGCATacacctgaagaagaagaagaagaagaaggagaagaagaagaagaagaaggagaagaagaagaaggggaagaagaaagagaagaaggagaagaagaagaagaagaaggagaagaagaaagagaagaagaaggagaagacatAATTTAATCCAAGTTTATGTGAGGTCTGATTGTCTGAAACTATTTTTCAGATATATTTTCTTCTAAATTAAATACTAACCTGTAGCAGTGGAATGTAtctaagtacttttactttaccaatgtacttaagtacatatTCACGGTATTTGTTCTTTACTTGATATTTTATTACTTGTACTGCATTCATCCCGAAGTCAGAAGTGAAACAGAATTAGAGATtttgtgcagctgctgcatCAAGCACCTGATGTTAAACGAGGTAAACTAAGGTGAGCTGTATTAAATCCAGGTTGTCTGcaaatcttttacattttttaaattactcAAATCTACATGTTtgctatttttttattgttgaaacTCTGTGTTActgctctctgttctcttctaaGAGATATTAGAGATGAATACaacaatatgaataatataacaatatatagaACAATAATGTaccagaatgtgtgtgtgtgtgtgtgtgtgtgtgtgtgtgtgtgtgtgtgtgtgtgtgtgtgtgtgtgtgtgtgtgtgtctataatCCGTCCATCTCTCTTCTGGGAGGATGGACGGATTACATCTCTGTTTCTGCAGAGAGAGGATGTTAATCTGACGTCCCCCCCTCTCTCggcccccccctctctccccccctctacAACAAAGCGTCTGTCCGGCACATCGACGCCATGTTGGCCTCATTTCTTCTACAAAGGCAACACGTTTCTGAAGGATGTTGAAtgtgaaaacgttttttttctgctcctgattctgtttctgttcatttgtacaataaaataagatttcTTCTGTTCTGATGAACCGACTTTGTCTTCAGTTTATCTTTAAATTCCTCATTAACAAGAAAACCTGCAGAGATAAGACAGTGCGAGGCTGGATAgtggtgttgtgttttatttatatgtaggGGAAATCATTTTCAAGTGATAGTAttattgacattattattataattcttttttttttttacatttacattttatttggcaagaaaaaaagaatttggttaacaataattattgttatgttatttaattaattaatgcaaTATTATCagtcttttactttatttatttattcatttatatattgtgtatatattggTGAAGTTAAACAAGTAAtagcattattttttattattgttatatttaatttataatatatatatatatatatatatatatcctttatttgttttttttaacagattattattttatattttgtgtataaAATAACTGCTAACctgaataatacatttcaacaggttttatttgtttttatcgcTGTTACACTCCCTTCAACAACACttcctacaaaataaaagtcttgcaGTGGCTCAATTAGCATAAATCCTCTCTTTACTggcatgcttttattttgaaatgtagcaGGTGAGACATTATAGTTACCGGTAACTTCCACTTCCCTCGATGTGTTTCAGACCTGCCTGCTATGATGTGAGACTTAAtgcagataataaaaataaatataataatttacagTATTAATTCAATCTTATTTCACCCGACTGGCTCTGGGTGCAGTGAGACCTGCTGTAGGAGGAGTGCAGCTTTgtggtgttttgtgttttctggaTGTCGTGTGATGCGAGGAGACGTGAGCACCAGCAGGACGCTGCAGAGCCGAGTGACCCGGACATGATCCGAGTGTAAAGTCTTTAACGCTCCTCTGGGACTCGAGGGCTCTCTTTACATTATATACACATGATTATACCAGCGCCACGCTCAACTTCACTGATCCACCGCCATGTtgggaatacacacacaccgctTTAGGGTGGAGGTTATAACGTGTGTATAATGGTGTCATCACCATCATCTCATGGTAGGATGTCAGGAAGCCAGAAAGTTAGCAGTCGATACAACACCAGAGGAACTCCAGGACTCTTGATACCAGTTTGACACCACAGTAACAACAAACACTAACTCCATGAAGTCAACTTCCTGTATGACTTCAGACTTCTGTGAGGAGGTTCAACAGCTCAGAGTTCatctaatatctgttttatattgaaaacatcttcaaacatctggatttattctactttctcaccaaaaacttcattttaaagattacatttgaacacatcatgataatgttataatttaccttcaaccaGAACTAATTTTTACTGAAgagagcctgaacgcaccataatgTAACTCTATGGAACCTGCTCCACCGGCTgctgacagctgacagctaacgttagctgctctCCTCCAGATTTGATCAGAATGTTAGCATTGACCTGGGACCGGAGTCTCAGCTCTTGTGACTTCTCTACTCGTATACACGAAGGAATAATATTGCAAATATTTTGACAAGGTGAGTCATGTGATAAGGTGAGTCATGTGACAGGGTGTGACATGTGACAGGGTGAGTCATGTGACATGTGAGTTATGTGACAGGGTGAGACATGTAACAGGGTGAGTCATGTGACGGGTGAatcatgtgacatgtgacagaGTGAGTCATGTGACAAGGTGAGTCAAGTGACAAGGTGAGTCATGTGACAAGGTGAGTCATGTGACAGGGTGAGGCCTCACCTGGTTGGAGATGAGGTCCTCGCAGACGGACAGCGCCATCTGGATGGCATTGGGTTTGTGCGTGACGGAGATGGCGTTCAGCCTGAACTTGTCCTTTCCGTACAGCGTGTTGGCCTGGCTCACCGCCTCCTTGAAAACCTGCTCGTAGCGTTTCTGACTCAACACGGCGCCGATGTTCACCAGCCGCGGCTCACAGCCACCGCGAGCAACCGAGCAGCACTGCAGCACGGCGAGGAGGAGCACGCCATGGAGCTTCACTGAGTAGGAAGAGGAGCAGACGAAGGTCAGATACAGCGATTTGAGATAaacgctaacatgctaatgtttagcatcttagcttagcatgttagcatgctaacattagctaattatcAGTGAACACTGAGGATGATGTCAATAATTCTGCAGGTGTGTGGTCATAAATTAATTaagtgttatttatatatacaattatgATTTAATATACCCCCATAATTCACAAGATAATTAATAAACTCATTTGAATTAAAGTCATGAACTGAGTGATGTAGGGGTTTTAATTTATTACATGTAAAAATGACCCCTTGGTTTTTCCAGAGCAAACGAGAATCAATCACACGTCAAATAAAAAACGTAGAACCATCTCTACGAACTTATCCACACCAAATCCCAAAATAATTTTTAGTTTGCAGTTCATGGTTTTGAATTCTGCGAATAACGATAAAGCCAACCAATTACAGCGGAGGCGTCTAAAAACTCTGCAGCCATTGAGCGTAAACATGCAAATATAAACAATGCTCTCGTTTTCAGGGCGGTTCAACAGGGAACTAGAGTGACCACCTCACTTCATCGTTTTATCCTGTTAGACATTCGTGTGAATTGTCAAAATGAACGTATGAATTATTGAGTTAAGGACAGAATCGTGTTTTCTGACGTTTAAAGTTTCAGTTCGGTTGTTCGAGGTCCAATAAGAACACTTAAagataaaatgacattaataagATGAGAAGACAATGATATATAAAGTGACAGTTGTAAAAACGTGAGTACTATAAACACAAGTGTTGCTGCACAAATGTATTCAGAAAAGATGTGAGAGAATCAAAtgagataaagaaaaacataaataattaaaaatatagccccaaatacatttatgaaaaaataGTATTGTGTGTGGCTCAATAACAGCCGCAGCAGTATGatgatgacctttgacccccagaATCTAATCAGTTTATTGTTGAGTCCAAGTCGACGTTTGGgccaaatttaaagaaattcccTCGAGGTGTTAAAGAGAGATCGTGTTCAcgagaataatatatattataaaaactctgCTCACACAACAATGGAAACGGACGTTGATCACAGCATAGTGACAAACTAAATCTAGATTATAACGACCAAGGAGAATATTTTGGGAACAATATCAGCTGAACTTGATTGTGAAGGAGAGCAGACaacaaaagacaggaaacaaactGCCTTGTCAACATAATGTATAGTGAACCCTTCATCAGCTGACGTTATGCTATAAATAATATACGCGTCagaaatgaaagtttatagcgttacattaattattattattagcaaaaCACAGGAGCAGataatctctgtctgtccttgaGAACTCCAGCGAGGTTTTATAAACTGTTTAAGTGTTGACGTCGTGTTTCACATATAAAGAACTTGTTTAGTTCAGTCCAGTGATGACAACAAGCAGCTCCGGATGAAACATGACCACATTACAACTTTTGGAAACAGTTTTGCACACGTTGACTAACGAGTCCCtcaatttattttacatgccgctacactgaataaataaatgatataattataattcataAATTATTGTGCGACGATGCGAAAACTAATTTTCTGTGGATTGCATGAAATTGCGAACATTTGTAGCAAACTCTGTGTGAAAGGTTTAAACAATCTTCACAGAATATTGCCTGTTATATCTGTTTCATCCCTGGTGGCTTTAAGAGGGAAAAATAACAACCTTGCTAATTGTCATTTAGCAAAtgtgttagcttagcttggtAGCTAACAGAAAAGTGTCCACAGAGCTAATTGCTGAACTAGTGTAGTTGGTGAGCTAACTGATAACATGCTAGCCGTCTGGGCGATCGCACAATAGTCAATAGTTTTCTGTAGCGGGAAATAAGGCTTTGCATTAGCTCGGTTGCTAACAAACTACAAAAGGAGGGGTCATTACGTCATTGATGCCACTTCTATTAAAAGGGACTGAAAAGGGTCTGTAGGATTTGGCAACATCTCACCAAGACGGCCTTCTTTCatctaatgataataataataatactaataataaattgtatttataaagcgcctttcaaagctaaaagcaatctcaaggcgctacaatgcaggacaacaacaacaacaacaacaacaacaacaacgacaacgacaacaacaacgacaacagacataagattttaaagaaaggtttttagttccttcttgaaggagtcggtggcctgtggagccctcaggtgttctgggagggaattccacaggtgaggagcggctgagcagaaggcccgatcgcccatggtgcggagcttggtcctgggggggtggatcaaagtttttttagaggagcggaggttgcatgtggaggtttgttgggggaggagctCCTTGagatacggaggagcatttccatgtatgcactgatgggtgaggagggagattttgtattcgatcctgaatgcgacaggaagccagtggtgggagtggagaatgggtgtgatgtggttatattttcgcaccctcatcaggattctagcggcgctgttctggatgtattggagcttctgaaggctccTGCTTGGAGTCcagatgaggagagcgttgcagtagtccaaccttgaggagacaaaggcgtggacgagttgttcaacGTCTGACAGGGAGAGCGTGGGGCGGAGctctgcaatgttcctgaggtggtagaaggaggtcttgcacagatgtttgatgtgggtgtcaaaggtcagatgagggtcaaatcttacacccaggttggtgactgatggtgataggagGATGTTTTGACCAGAACAGGTGATGTGGGTGATGGGggaggactggacctggtgtgccaactaaaatagcctgtttttgagatatttagttgaaggaaattttctttcatccgagcctttatctcctcaaggcaggtgttcgaTGATGATCTTAATAAGATCGCCCTTCTccgtccatccctctcctccacagctgcagaaaccctcATCCACTCCTTCATCACCTGGACTCCCGTAACAGCCTCCTCTATGGCTCACCCTCAAAACTCATCCAGAACTCCGCTGCCCGTCTTCTCACCCCCTCCTGGACacgtgaccacatcacccccgtcctctacaagctccactggctcccccagagaatccagtacaagatcctcctcatgacctacacagccctccataacctggccccctcctacctgactgacctcctccacagacacactccgctctgctgctgctaacctcctgtccccccccaTCCGGAACAAGCTCAGATCCTAGGGGGACGgggccttctccatcgctgctccaccctctggaactctgcacctcaaaccctcagagactcacctgttcaacacgaCCTTCAACCTCTGACCTCTACTGCTCAtcctcactttttctttttgtttgttcgtttatatatttatctttgtgtcgctcactctgtcaagcgtctttgagttacaagaaaagcgctatacaagtctagtgtattattattatgattagtgttgctgacccccccccctgttCCCCCCTCCCTTTACAAGACTGCAGTGTCGTGCACCGTGACTACTTTAAGAGCAAATGTTCCTTGTTATTGCTCTTCAAACACATCGTGGCtctgcagcagcaaacagctCAGCATCAGATACATGAACAAACTATTTCACTGACCAGACTGCAATGATTGACGGGCCTGTCACGTAAATATCTTTAACTTGGCCGTATGCACCAAGATGGTCGTTCTTCCaacttcagtgtgttcatgGGCTTTAAGTTGtactgtggaaacaacatggacgctaagATGTGCTGTAGTTTATTGCTCAGTGTTTAAACAACACTTTGGTATTTGTTTCAGAGTTGTTGGTACGACTTGAGGGCGTTCACGTGAATTTTCCAAGTCAGGAACTTATTTTTCTATAATACAGTCACCATATGAATGCAGCAAAAATGCCCGATCTCGCACGTTAACGAAAGGGAAGAATAATGCATGTGTCCGCTTGTGATTCGCATCCGCTCCAAAATGAAATGCGTTCTTCTTTGGCCCGTGCTACATCCTTCCACCAACATTAAAGAATTTCGGTACGGTTTCTGTAATCCTGcggacaaacagacaaaccgaaaacataacgtCCATGTTCGATGATTAATGTAGGATGTTGGTGGCTAGTGTAAACTTAACTAAGTGCAAACGCTAATTTAGTTAATTAACGAACAAAGTAACAAGTACCGGAAAGAGATTTTCAGATTTATAGAGGCGTAAAATATTTGGAGATTAGGGCCACCTTATGACAATAAGTGGAAACATTATGGAacgagctagctaacgttagccctCCTGTATTTTATTAACCATCACTGAGAGTTTGATGTTTTCATGCACTACACAGTGACGTAATCACCCGATCTTTCTTTTATAATTACTTAAGCCACGCCCAAGGACGCTGCTGACCAATCCTGTGGTTGAGTGTTGGATGTGGGCGTGGCTGCACTTTTTATTGTGGATCTCAAACTTTATTCCCTAAACTGTGATATTAAACTTAATATTCTGACTTTAATCTTTGTATTATAAGGAAGTCCAAACTTCTTAGTTACTTCTCagacttttacatttgtatccctcacaattaaataaaaaatggttttgttttcatgtatttgATCTTTTCTTATGGTTGAAGAttatataacagaatatttaatctgaatttgatataattgttaaatgtaatttacaaaGAGCAGATGAAGAGTAAACAGGTTGGAGGATGAATCAGATGtggaaaaacagaaagtgaCATTTGGTATTttgtgcatttatatatatttttatacgAAAAAGATGAcgatgttcttttttttaagaaaggAGAGTTGGTGATGaggaatataaaatacatttcctgaatgaattCTGTTAATGACACAATGAACAGCAAACACTCAACACAAGCACGACTTACTGTTTACAGGTCCTCAGATTAAACCCGGTAAGAATTCCGTTACAAAGCTGCGTCGTTCGGTCGTTCTCCTGTTGATTTCACTGTCTGTGATTCATTTAAATCACGGACATCCTCCCGGTGTCAGCCCGGTACCGTCAGCTCGTCCGGTGACTCTGGGCTTTCAGGTTAaaggtgttttttctttaattattattattattagtttgtgTCCCCTCACCGTGTCACAGCATtacaccttcttcttctgtggtgatttaaatgtttttcattcacATTTTAACGACATTAACCGGTTGACATTGTTGATATGGTCTCGCGCCTCGTCCTGTTGATTCACCGTCTTCATCGCGTCGCTGTTCACCggaaaactaaatattttaaacattgcaTCATTTTCTCTGCTTGTTAATTCACCAGTTCATATTTTAACGGTTGTCTCCGGTGCTCGGTGTCTGTCGGTGGATGCTCGCGGACTTTCAGATGACCTGAAGCTCGCGAGCCCGCGGTCCGTCCTTGGATCCTGACACTCGCTCCCGCCGCCGCGCGCGCGCttacagacaggaggagaggaggcgcGGGCCCACTGGCGCGAGTGCACGAGATTCTCTCTGGTGTTTTGTTGAATTAATGAAGCGACACGTGCTCGTCCCCGCGCGCACACAAGCATACCTTCACACACt
This sequence is a window from Cottoperca gobio unplaced genomic scaffold, fCotGob3.1 fCotGob3_523arrow_ctg1, whole genome shotgun sequence. Protein-coding genes within it:
- the LOC115006152 gene encoding glutamate receptor ionotropic, NMDA 1-like, with translation MKLHGVLLLAVLQCCSVARGGCEPRLVNIGAVLSQKRYEQVFKEAVSQANTLYGKDKFRLNAISVTHKPNAIQMALSVCEDLISNQVYAILVSHPPQSNDHLTPTPVSYTAGFYRIPVVGLTTRMSIYSDKSIHLSFLRTVPPYSHQAHVWFDLMREFRWNHIILIVSDDHEGRAAQKRLETLLEERETKMETPAGASTGFPPRRYFSSMKNFTYDYKTSTT